A single Perca flavescens isolate YP-PL-M2 chromosome 2, PFLA_1.0, whole genome shotgun sequence DNA region contains:
- the LOC114545357 gene encoding 3-mercaptopyruvate sulfurtransferase yields MALQARALVTSKWLAEAVLARGKMRILDTSWFLPKLRRNARSEFKKRHIPGASFFDIDQCCDKTSPLDHMLPSEEIFADYVGNLGIERDTHVVVYDASKFGAFSAPRVWWMFRVFGHSAVSLLTGGLGNWEQEGRPVSDQCVRPTPSEFKASLNRSWIKSYEDMLNNLDTKRFQVVDARPAGRFRGLDPEPRDNTEPGHIPGSINMPFHSFLSPSGHFLPKEQLQVLFAQAGVDLGRPICVSCGSAVTACIVALAAHECGHPGVSVYDGGWSEWYTRAVPEHVISEGRGKHL; encoded by the exons ATGGCGCTTCAAGCGAGAGCTCTGGTCACCTCTAAATGGCTCGCGGAGGCTGTGTTGGCCCGGGGGAAAATGCGCATCTTGGACACTTCTTGGTTTTTGCCCAAACTGCGACGCAACGCCCGGAGCGAGTTCAAGAAGAGGCACATCCCGGGCGCATCTTTCTTCGACATAGATCAGTGTTGTGATAAAACTTCTCCTCTGGACCACATGCTCCCGTCGGAGGAGATTTTTGCAGATTATGTCGGGAATTTGGGAATAGAGCGCGACACGCACGTCGTGGTGTACGACGCCAGCAAGTTCGGCGCGTTCTCGGCGCCTCGGGTGTGGTGGATGTTTCGGGTGTTCGGGCACAGCGCGGTCTCGTTGCTCACCGGGGGGCTCGGGAACTGGGAGCAGGAGGGTCGACCAGTCAGTGACCAGTGCGTCAGACCAACACCGTCCGAGTTTAAAGCCTCCCTGAACCGCTCCTGGATCAAGAGCTATGAGGATATGCTGAATAACCTGGACACCAAAAGGTTCCAGGTGGTGGACGCCAGGCCTGCAGGCAGGTTCAGAGGACTGGACCCGGAACCCAgagaca acacagagccaggCCATATCCCCGGCTCCATCAACATGCCCTTCCACTCCTTCCTGTCCCCATCGGGTCACTTCCTGCCCAAGGAGCAGCTCCAGGTTCTGTTCGCCCAGGCTGGTGTGGACCTCGGCCGCCCTATTTGTGTCTCGTGTGGCTCGGCCGTGACTGCGTGTATTGTGGCGCTGGCGGCTCACGAGTGCGGGCACCCGGGGGTGTCGGTGTACGACGGCGGGTGGTCGGAGTGGTACACCCGCGCCGTGCCCGAGCACGTCATATCTGAAGGACGAGGGAAacatttgtga